One region of Armigeres subalbatus isolate Guangzhou_Male chromosome 3, GZ_Asu_2, whole genome shotgun sequence genomic DNA includes:
- the LOC134219420 gene encoding uncharacterized protein LOC134219420 isoform X2: MLTDIDKHQSEMCLSLFRMSKRHSREMHCSIGRRILKSNHFNDVYCSMESEERCVLYLIDTKQLSCNTTMFGSESALIKYFKAYLKLRKQAAHFIKEVAVWTRMNADWEKNPASKTQLDRYRIRLGVSTEKQLIMLCHPLYQLASKIAHTMFKKSVISPSRISKRFFMILLKDVFKDQNHFKDDFLQCSEDLCWEAKQFYGYLEHVLIEKYRQRNIMGFYKLLQIEQMPYAKFIELQVVDSEWNDEYISKSAWNVVNHVSHEDVQQFLSTFALYTNIPMGNQINILLPRYYNLRTKNMMENIYASGVLVRSADIDDLWALMNTERYEDVYCFENLLFKPDTLKDLAKVLLTYVVYKKSYNKIIIEACNDVHISVSRVIRILEKSTNRYICVNGTQFMERQKNISHLIQILLKYHLDWWIVLVIEENFSAFDDFWKQDYRMIIIVAESNNFHNQSAFAYKDRFVYSDLVDSAKDKILSTPVILQGRQSKLGTLLSENALAMIPISALGYLSRNYHQNIVIGKQLDVLELKLFIPRYCRTNSHFKINPFETDLSSISILCGLPGIGKSQLLMRLAIHFSKQFNDSVVLLVDFKRIVDWLDDSFNITTLVLRLMNLSCIDNIQKFIVQRIVADEKVILLLDGFDEVCLLKMEHANRIINLFSKSNHRLIIATRPHRLDVLQQYLNDSIVYNILPFTEDEQLQFLEQRLSNVLSNEWQCTDLIETVKTVFNGENPLGIPRQIEIIASMYDNVKSTNLFSLRNAAEVLQIFVDKWIDIYFEIFFDRHDESHDSIIETLRFNFECDHSEIAFRLATNQTIRPTVFSNAVQYGLLRIDNGKVSFRISSLTSFFSAQYVIRHQIGQHQFNRYMLEHFCRPNDRFDIYLEHHLSKTDFHRKPLGTMPAIQNINLSELRILQNHRIHADKIKQLHLFLVECSSVEQQLGYIRKAIGNAHLFTFQVLYESLPKSLIQEQRFKFTSDKVDPFKIDISGVSEEYLVLLLKILYQEHSNDFVTKIMSNFERNEDDFVSAAIKRDYRGLIEEMFHIEQDLTNEEESDLMQEYLSSRWSHYLRLAVEHRRNALLNLVLGFIETRFHSRVIKRFLINSNILRVLFETCNSEQVDVSVMKRVLDFIEQHLSKYDLKTLLNRSVDGWIFIERIKTLQNPRACELCESLLKCYGTFQR, from the exons ATGCTCACGGATATCGACAAACATCAATCCGAGATGTGTCTCTCCTTGTTTCGGATGTCAAAAAGGCATTCAAGGGAAATGCATTGCAGTATAGGCCGACGTATTCTGAAATCGAATCATTTCAATGACGTATATTGTAGTATGGAGAGTGAAGAGCGATGCGTACTCTACCTTATCGACACAAAGCAACTTTCATGCAATACCACGATGTTTGGAAGTGAATCTGCTTTGATAAAATATTTCAAGGCTTACCTTAAGCTACGAAAACAGGCAGCTCATTTTATAAAGGAGGTAGCAGTTTGGACTAGAATGAATGCTGATTGGGAGAAGAACCCTGCTTCGAAAACTCAGCTGGA CAGGTATCGAATTCGGTTAGGAGTATCGACTGAAAAGCAGCTGATAATGTTGTGTCATCCCTTATACCAATTGGCTTCTAAAATAGCACATACGATGTTCAAGAAATCTGTCATAAGCCCGTCAAGAATATCGAAAAGGTTTTTCATGATATTACTGAAAGATGTATTCAAGGATCAAAACCATTTTAAAGATGATTTTTTGCAATGTAGTGAAGACCTCTGTTGGGAAGCAAAACAATTCTATGGTTATTTGGAGCACGTTCTGATTGAAAAATATCGACAAAGAAATATTATGGGTTTCTATAAATTGCTTCAAATTGAACAAATGCCCTATGCAAAGTTTATTGAATTACAGGTTGTTGATAGTGAATGGAACGACGAGTACATCAGCAAAAGTGCGTGGAATGTCGTTAACCATGTCAGTCATGAGGACGTTCAACAGTTTCTATCAACATTTGCGTTATATACAAATATTCCTATGGGTAATCAAATCAATATATTGCTACCAAGGTACTATAACCTACGAACTAAAAACATGATGGAGAATATTTATGCATCTGGTGTGCTGGTGCGAAGTGCTGATATAGATGATCTATGGGCATTGATGAATACGGAACGGTATGAAGACGTGTATTGTTTCGAAAACTTATTGTTCAAACCAGACACTCTAAAAGATTTAGCAAAGGTTTTGCTAACGTACGTTGTTTATAAGAAATCATATAATAAAATCATAATAGAGGCTTGTAACGATGTGCACATATCTGTTAGTAGAGTTATAAGGATATTAGAAAAATCAACCAATAGGTATATTTGTGTGAATGGAACCCAATTTATGGAGAGGCAAAAAAACATATCTCATTTAATACAAATATTGCTGAAGTATCATCTTGATTGGTGGATTGTTCTGGTCATAGAGGAGAATTTTTCAGCATTCGATGATTTTTGGAAACAAGATTATCGCATGATCATAATTGTTGCCGAAAGCAACAATTTTCACAATCAGTCTGCTTTTGCTTACAAAGATCGGTTCGTATACAGTGACCTCGTAGATTCTGCCAAAGACAAGATTTTGTCAACGCCAGTGATCCTGCAAGGACGTCAAAGTAAGTTGGGAACTTTATTGAGCGAAAATGCTTTGGCGATGATTCCAATTAGTGCTCTAGGGTACTTATCGCGAAACTATCATCAGAATATTGTGATTGGAAAGCAACTTGACGTACTAGAGTTAAAACTGTTTATCCCCAGATATTGCCGAACAAACAgccattttaaaattaatccattcGAAACGGATCTCAGCTCTATTTCGATTTTGTGTGGATTGCCTGGAATAGGAAAAAGCCAATTATTAATGCGACTGGCTATACATTTTTCTAAACAATTTAACGATAGTGTTGTTCTGTTAGTGGATTTCAAACGTATCGTTGATTGGCTCGACGATTCCTTCAACATAACAACATTAGTTCTTAGACTAATGAACCTCAGTTGTATCGATAATATCCAAAAATTCATAGTTCAAAGAATAGTAGCAGATGAGAAAGTGATTTTATTACTGGATGGGTTCGATGAAGTTTGCTTATTAAAAATGGAACACGCAAATAGAATTATCAATCTTTTCAGCAAATCTAACCATCGGCTGATTATTGCTACCCGACCACATAGACTGGATGTCTTACAACaatatttaaatgattcaaTAGTTTATAATATACTACCGTTTACGGAAGATGAACAGTTGCAGTTTCTGGAACAACGTTTGAGTAATGTTCTTTCAAATGAATGGCAATGCACTGACCTAATCGAAACAGTTAAAACAGTATTCAATGGAGAGAATCCTTTGGGCATTCCACgacaaattgaaataattgcaTCAATGTACGACAATGTAAAATCAACTAATTTATTTTCTCTAAGAAATGCCGCTGAAGTATTACAAATATTTGTTGACAAGTGGATTGACatatatttcgaaatttttttcgaTCGACATGATGAATCTCACGACAGCATCATAGAGACACTGAGATTCAACTTTGAATGTGATCATTCGGAAATAGCATTCCGTTTGGCCACCAATCAAACCATCAGACCTACGGTATTTTCAAATGCAGTACAATATGGATTACTTCGCATTGATAACGGGAAGGTGTCATTTCGTATTAGCTCGCTTACGAGTTTCTTTTCAGCTCAATATGTGATACGTCATCAGATTGGTCAACACCAGTTCAATCGTTATATGTTAGAACATTTCTGTAGACCTAATGATCGATTTGATATTTATTTGGAACACCATTTAAGCAAAACAGATTTTCATAGAAAACCTTTGGGCACAATGCCTGCGATTCAAAACATAAATCTATCAGAGCTTCGCATTTTACAGAATCATAGGATCCATGCGGACAAAATCAAACAATTGCATTTGTTTCTCGTAGAATGCAGTTCTGTCGAACAACAGCTAGGATACATAAGAAAAGCCATTGGAAACGCCCATTTATTCACATTTCAGGTACTGTACGAAAGTCTTCCGAAAAGTTTAATCCAAGAACAACGTTTCAAATTCACTAGTGACAAAGTTGATCCGTTCAAGATAGATATTTCCGGCGTAAGCGAGGAATATCTTGTTCTGCTTTTAAAAATTCTCTATCAGGAACATTCAAATGATTTCGTGACAAAAATCATGTCTAACTTTGAACGAAACGAAGACGATTTCGTCAGTGCGGCAATCAAGCGCGATTATCGTGGGCTAATAGAGGAAATGTTCCACATCGAGCAGGATTTGACCAACGAGGAAGAAAGTGATCTTATGCAAGAGTATTTGTCCTCTAGATGGTCGCATTATTTAAGGCTCGCGGTTGAACATCGAAGGAATGCTCTCCTAAATCTGGTGTTAGGGTTCATAGAAACGAGGTTTCACTCAAGAGTGATTAAGCGGTTTCTAATTAATTCTAACATATTGCGGGTTCTATTTGAGACATGTAATAGCGAACAAGTGGATGTGTCAGTTATGAAACGAGTGCTGGATTTCATTGAGCAACATTTAAGTAAATACGATTTGAAAACTCTATTGAATCGAAGTGTGGATGGTTGGATTTTTATTGAACGGATAAAAACATTGCAAAATCCGAGAGCTTGCGAATTATGTGAATCATTGTTGAAGTGTTATGGAACCTTTCAACGATAG
- the LOC134219420 gene encoding uncharacterized protein LOC134219420 isoform X1: protein MLTDIDKHQSEMCLSLFRMSKRHSREMHCSIGRRILKSNHFNDVYCSMESEERCVLYLIDTKQLSCNTTMFGSESALIKYFKAYLKLRKQAAHFIKEVAVWTRMNADWEKNPASKTQLEYVIENNVNDLFDPYEFGISRYRIRLGVSTEKQLIMLCHPLYQLASKIAHTMFKKSVISPSRISKRFFMILLKDVFKDQNHFKDDFLQCSEDLCWEAKQFYGYLEHVLIEKYRQRNIMGFYKLLQIEQMPYAKFIELQVVDSEWNDEYISKSAWNVVNHVSHEDVQQFLSTFALYTNIPMGNQINILLPRYYNLRTKNMMENIYASGVLVRSADIDDLWALMNTERYEDVYCFENLLFKPDTLKDLAKVLLTYVVYKKSYNKIIIEACNDVHISVSRVIRILEKSTNRYICVNGTQFMERQKNISHLIQILLKYHLDWWIVLVIEENFSAFDDFWKQDYRMIIIVAESNNFHNQSAFAYKDRFVYSDLVDSAKDKILSTPVILQGRQSKLGTLLSENALAMIPISALGYLSRNYHQNIVIGKQLDVLELKLFIPRYCRTNSHFKINPFETDLSSISILCGLPGIGKSQLLMRLAIHFSKQFNDSVVLLVDFKRIVDWLDDSFNITTLVLRLMNLSCIDNIQKFIVQRIVADEKVILLLDGFDEVCLLKMEHANRIINLFSKSNHRLIIATRPHRLDVLQQYLNDSIVYNILPFTEDEQLQFLEQRLSNVLSNEWQCTDLIETVKTVFNGENPLGIPRQIEIIASMYDNVKSTNLFSLRNAAEVLQIFVDKWIDIYFEIFFDRHDESHDSIIETLRFNFECDHSEIAFRLATNQTIRPTVFSNAVQYGLLRIDNGKVSFRISSLTSFFSAQYVIRHQIGQHQFNRYMLEHFCRPNDRFDIYLEHHLSKTDFHRKPLGTMPAIQNINLSELRILQNHRIHADKIKQLHLFLVECSSVEQQLGYIRKAIGNAHLFTFQVLYESLPKSLIQEQRFKFTSDKVDPFKIDISGVSEEYLVLLLKILYQEHSNDFVTKIMSNFERNEDDFVSAAIKRDYRGLIEEMFHIEQDLTNEEESDLMQEYLSSRWSHYLRLAVEHRRNALLNLVLGFIETRFHSRVIKRFLINSNILRVLFETCNSEQVDVSVMKRVLDFIEQHLSKYDLKTLLNRSVDGWIFIERIKTLQNPRACELCESLLKCYGTFQR from the coding sequence ATGCTCACGGATATCGACAAACATCAATCCGAGATGTGTCTCTCCTTGTTTCGGATGTCAAAAAGGCATTCAAGGGAAATGCATTGCAGTATAGGCCGACGTATTCTGAAATCGAATCATTTCAATGACGTATATTGTAGTATGGAGAGTGAAGAGCGATGCGTACTCTACCTTATCGACACAAAGCAACTTTCATGCAATACCACGATGTTTGGAAGTGAATCTGCTTTGATAAAATATTTCAAGGCTTACCTTAAGCTACGAAAACAGGCAGCTCATTTTATAAAGGAGGTAGCAGTTTGGACTAGAATGAATGCTGATTGGGAGAAGAACCCTGCTTCGAAAACTCAGCTGGAGTATGTTATCGAGAATAACGTGAACGATTTATTTGATCCATATGAGTTTGGTATCAGCAGGTATCGAATTCGGTTAGGAGTATCGACTGAAAAGCAGCTGATAATGTTGTGTCATCCCTTATACCAATTGGCTTCTAAAATAGCACATACGATGTTCAAGAAATCTGTCATAAGCCCGTCAAGAATATCGAAAAGGTTTTTCATGATATTACTGAAAGATGTATTCAAGGATCAAAACCATTTTAAAGATGATTTTTTGCAATGTAGTGAAGACCTCTGTTGGGAAGCAAAACAATTCTATGGTTATTTGGAGCACGTTCTGATTGAAAAATATCGACAAAGAAATATTATGGGTTTCTATAAATTGCTTCAAATTGAACAAATGCCCTATGCAAAGTTTATTGAATTACAGGTTGTTGATAGTGAATGGAACGACGAGTACATCAGCAAAAGTGCGTGGAATGTCGTTAACCATGTCAGTCATGAGGACGTTCAACAGTTTCTATCAACATTTGCGTTATATACAAATATTCCTATGGGTAATCAAATCAATATATTGCTACCAAGGTACTATAACCTACGAACTAAAAACATGATGGAGAATATTTATGCATCTGGTGTGCTGGTGCGAAGTGCTGATATAGATGATCTATGGGCATTGATGAATACGGAACGGTATGAAGACGTGTATTGTTTCGAAAACTTATTGTTCAAACCAGACACTCTAAAAGATTTAGCAAAGGTTTTGCTAACGTACGTTGTTTATAAGAAATCATATAATAAAATCATAATAGAGGCTTGTAACGATGTGCACATATCTGTTAGTAGAGTTATAAGGATATTAGAAAAATCAACCAATAGGTATATTTGTGTGAATGGAACCCAATTTATGGAGAGGCAAAAAAACATATCTCATTTAATACAAATATTGCTGAAGTATCATCTTGATTGGTGGATTGTTCTGGTCATAGAGGAGAATTTTTCAGCATTCGATGATTTTTGGAAACAAGATTATCGCATGATCATAATTGTTGCCGAAAGCAACAATTTTCACAATCAGTCTGCTTTTGCTTACAAAGATCGGTTCGTATACAGTGACCTCGTAGATTCTGCCAAAGACAAGATTTTGTCAACGCCAGTGATCCTGCAAGGACGTCAAAGTAAGTTGGGAACTTTATTGAGCGAAAATGCTTTGGCGATGATTCCAATTAGTGCTCTAGGGTACTTATCGCGAAACTATCATCAGAATATTGTGATTGGAAAGCAACTTGACGTACTAGAGTTAAAACTGTTTATCCCCAGATATTGCCGAACAAACAgccattttaaaattaatccattcGAAACGGATCTCAGCTCTATTTCGATTTTGTGTGGATTGCCTGGAATAGGAAAAAGCCAATTATTAATGCGACTGGCTATACATTTTTCTAAACAATTTAACGATAGTGTTGTTCTGTTAGTGGATTTCAAACGTATCGTTGATTGGCTCGACGATTCCTTCAACATAACAACATTAGTTCTTAGACTAATGAACCTCAGTTGTATCGATAATATCCAAAAATTCATAGTTCAAAGAATAGTAGCAGATGAGAAAGTGATTTTATTACTGGATGGGTTCGATGAAGTTTGCTTATTAAAAATGGAACACGCAAATAGAATTATCAATCTTTTCAGCAAATCTAACCATCGGCTGATTATTGCTACCCGACCACATAGACTGGATGTCTTACAACaatatttaaatgattcaaTAGTTTATAATATACTACCGTTTACGGAAGATGAACAGTTGCAGTTTCTGGAACAACGTTTGAGTAATGTTCTTTCAAATGAATGGCAATGCACTGACCTAATCGAAACAGTTAAAACAGTATTCAATGGAGAGAATCCTTTGGGCATTCCACgacaaattgaaataattgcaTCAATGTACGACAATGTAAAATCAACTAATTTATTTTCTCTAAGAAATGCCGCTGAAGTATTACAAATATTTGTTGACAAGTGGATTGACatatatttcgaaatttttttcgaTCGACATGATGAATCTCACGACAGCATCATAGAGACACTGAGATTCAACTTTGAATGTGATCATTCGGAAATAGCATTCCGTTTGGCCACCAATCAAACCATCAGACCTACGGTATTTTCAAATGCAGTACAATATGGATTACTTCGCATTGATAACGGGAAGGTGTCATTTCGTATTAGCTCGCTTACGAGTTTCTTTTCAGCTCAATATGTGATACGTCATCAGATTGGTCAACACCAGTTCAATCGTTATATGTTAGAACATTTCTGTAGACCTAATGATCGATTTGATATTTATTTGGAACACCATTTAAGCAAAACAGATTTTCATAGAAAACCTTTGGGCACAATGCCTGCGATTCAAAACATAAATCTATCAGAGCTTCGCATTTTACAGAATCATAGGATCCATGCGGACAAAATCAAACAATTGCATTTGTTTCTCGTAGAATGCAGTTCTGTCGAACAACAGCTAGGATACATAAGAAAAGCCATTGGAAACGCCCATTTATTCACATTTCAGGTACTGTACGAAAGTCTTCCGAAAAGTTTAATCCAAGAACAACGTTTCAAATTCACTAGTGACAAAGTTGATCCGTTCAAGATAGATATTTCCGGCGTAAGCGAGGAATATCTTGTTCTGCTTTTAAAAATTCTCTATCAGGAACATTCAAATGATTTCGTGACAAAAATCATGTCTAACTTTGAACGAAACGAAGACGATTTCGTCAGTGCGGCAATCAAGCGCGATTATCGTGGGCTAATAGAGGAAATGTTCCACATCGAGCAGGATTTGACCAACGAGGAAGAAAGTGATCTTATGCAAGAGTATTTGTCCTCTAGATGGTCGCATTATTTAAGGCTCGCGGTTGAACATCGAAGGAATGCTCTCCTAAATCTGGTGTTAGGGTTCATAGAAACGAGGTTTCACTCAAGAGTGATTAAGCGGTTTCTAATTAATTCTAACATATTGCGGGTTCTATTTGAGACATGTAATAGCGAACAAGTGGATGTGTCAGTTATGAAACGAGTGCTGGATTTCATTGAGCAACATTTAAGTAAATACGATTTGAAAACTCTATTGAATCGAAGTGTGGATGGTTGGATTTTTATTGAACGGATAAAAACATTGCAAAATCCGAGAGCTTGCGAATTATGTGAATCATTGTTGAAGTGTTATGGAACCTTTCAACGATAG